The Nitriliruptor alkaliphilus DSM 45188 genome includes a region encoding these proteins:
- the moaA gene encoding GTP 3',8-cyclase MoaA — protein MGTPEVTTLRDRLGRPVEDLRVSVTDRCNLRCRYCMPREVFGPDHTFLPRSELLSFEEITRIVRTAAGLGVTKVRLTGGEPLLRKDLPELIAQLVAIDGLTDLALTTNGLLLPQQAAALADAGLHRITVSLDALDEATFREVADTKASILGVLEGIEAARAAGLGPIKVNTVLRRGMNDDQLEDLAGWAREADVTLRFIEFMDVGTTNGWLRDGVVPAAEVVDRIHARWPIEPVDRDHPGEVAERYRYTDGAGEVGVVASVTRAFCRDCTRARLSAIGELYTCLFAATGHDLRAVLRDEAADDTRLRDRFAAIWSARTDRASELRAEEGLTGPRVEMSYIGG, from the coding sequence GTGGGAACTCCTGAGGTGACGACGTTGCGCGACCGGCTCGGACGGCCGGTCGAGGACCTGCGCGTGTCGGTCACCGACCGCTGCAACCTGCGCTGCCGGTACTGCATGCCGCGCGAGGTCTTCGGCCCCGACCACACCTTCCTGCCGCGTTCCGAGCTGCTGAGCTTCGAGGAGATCACCCGCATCGTGCGCACGGCAGCCGGCCTCGGCGTGACCAAGGTCCGGCTGACCGGCGGTGAGCCGCTGCTGCGCAAGGACCTGCCCGAGCTGATCGCCCAGCTCGTGGCCATCGATGGCCTCACCGACCTGGCCCTGACCACCAACGGGTTGCTGTTGCCCCAGCAGGCAGCCGCGCTGGCCGACGCGGGGTTGCACCGCATCACCGTCAGTCTCGACGCTCTCGACGAAGCGACGTTCCGTGAGGTCGCCGACACCAAGGCGTCCATCCTCGGGGTGCTCGAGGGGATCGAGGCGGCACGTGCCGCCGGCCTCGGCCCGATCAAGGTCAACACGGTCCTCCGCCGCGGGATGAACGACGACCAACTCGAGGACCTCGCCGGGTGGGCGCGCGAGGCCGACGTGACCCTCCGGTTCATCGAGTTCATGGACGTCGGTACCACCAACGGCTGGCTCCGTGACGGGGTGGTGCCCGCCGCGGAGGTGGTCGACCGAATCCACGCCCGGTGGCCGATCGAACCCGTCGACCGCGACCACCCGGGCGAGGTCGCCGAGCGCTACCGCTACACCGACGGGGCCGGCGAGGTCGGGGTGGTGGCATCGGTGACCCGGGCGTTCTGCCGCGACTGCACCCGCGCCCGCCTGTCCGCCATCGGCGAGCTCTACACCTGCTTGTTCGCCGCGACCGGCCACGACCTGCGAGCGGTGCTGCGCGACGAGGCCGCGGACGACACCAGGTTGCGCGACCGGTTCGCCGCCATCTGGTCGGCGCGGACCGACCGTGCCTCGGAGCTGCGTGCCGAGGAGGGCCTCACCGGCCCACGCGTCGAGATGTCCTACATCGGCGGGTAG